One genomic region from Saprospiraceae bacterium encodes:
- the serS gene encoding serine--tRNA ligase — MLTLNYFNEDKLKTLNGLQKRGWSTDRLQIVEDVAILDIERKELQTQLDLLKMEVNQASKEIGILIGRGKHQEVEEIKQKISTNKSSITQLEEKSKINKDTLQDLMYKIPNIPHDSVPAGKSAEDNEVYQSWDKPMPQLYEGALCHWDLAEKYNLFDLKLGVKITGAGFPVFRGKGAKLQRALIQFFLDQASAAGYEEIVPPHLVNADSATGTGQLPDKDGQMYYCEKDQLYLIPTAEVPVTNILRDEILDVKNLPVKFCAYTPCFRREAGSYGADVKGLNRVHQFDKVEIVRVEHPDRSYDALQDMLLHVSGLLEKLDLPYRILKLCGGDMGFTSALTYDFEIFSAAQKKWLEVSSVSNFETFQSNRLKLRYKSTEGKSNLAHTLNGSALALARIVAGLLENHQTEQGILIPAALVPYTGFSIID, encoded by the coding sequence ATGCTGACCTTAAATTATTTTAACGAAGACAAACTCAAAACCCTCAATGGCCTTCAAAAACGAGGCTGGTCGACCGATAGGTTGCAAATCGTTGAGGATGTGGCCATTCTGGACATAGAACGAAAGGAGTTACAGACTCAATTAGATCTTTTAAAGATGGAAGTCAACCAAGCTTCGAAAGAGATAGGCATATTGATCGGTCGGGGTAAACATCAGGAAGTCGAAGAGATTAAACAGAAAATCTCTACCAATAAATCCAGTATAACCCAATTGGAAGAAAAATCTAAAATCAATAAGGATACTTTGCAGGACCTGATGTATAAAATCCCTAATATCCCGCATGATTCTGTACCGGCCGGCAAATCAGCAGAGGATAATGAGGTATATCAATCCTGGGATAAGCCAATGCCTCAGTTATATGAAGGCGCTTTATGCCATTGGGACCTAGCAGAAAAATACAACCTGTTTGATCTCAAATTGGGGGTAAAAATCACCGGGGCAGGCTTTCCCGTATTTCGTGGCAAAGGTGCTAAACTGCAGCGAGCGCTGATTCAGTTTTTCCTCGATCAGGCTTCAGCTGCTGGATATGAAGAGATCGTGCCGCCTCATCTTGTCAATGCAGATTCTGCCACAGGCACCGGGCAACTTCCTGACAAAGATGGTCAGATGTATTATTGTGAAAAAGATCAATTGTATCTCATTCCCACAGCTGAAGTACCTGTGACCAATATATTGCGGGATGAGATCCTGGATGTCAAGAACCTTCCGGTTAAGTTTTGTGCTTACACTCCTTGTTTTAGGAGAGAAGCAGGATCTTATGGTGCTGATGTCAAGGGACTTAATCGGGTGCATCAGTTTGATAAAGTGGAAATAGTCAGGGTAGAACATCCGGACCGCTCATATGATGCATTGCAAGATATGTTGCTGCATGTATCAGGACTATTAGAAAAGTTAGATTTACCTTATAGAATACTTAAATTATGTGGCGGCGATATGGGCTTTACTTCCGCCTTGACCTATGATTTTGAGATATTCTCAGCTGCTCAGAAAAAGTGGCTCGAAGTGAGTTCTGTGTCTAATTTTGAAACATTTCAATCTAATCGACTCAAACTCAGGTACAAATCGACTGAAGGCAAGAGCAATCTTGCTCATACACTCAATGGGAGTGCACTTGCGCTAGCGAGAATAGTAGCAGGGCTACTTGAAAATCATCAAACAGAGCAGGGTATCCTGATCCCTGCAGCGTTGGTTCCCTACACTGGATTTTCCATCATTGATTGA
- a CDS encoding zinc metallopeptidase, which yields MFSNGYFLLSIVLAGVGFLVQRILISKMKKYGGTPLSRAMSGKQIAESMLQYYNIRGVQVVEGQGMLTDHYNPANKTVTLSPEVFRGQSIMSAAVAAHECGHAVQHDQAYSMLQLRSKLVPAVQIASSGLQWLMLISFMLANRFPQLLLLTIGLFALTTIFSLITLPVEFDASARALAWLDNQNVLRKGPEEEGGRDALRWAAMTYVVAALSSIVMLVYLILQYMGLSRRD from the coding sequence ATGTTTTCAAATGGTTATTTCTTATTGAGTATCGTTTTGGCTGGGGTTGGTTTTCTTGTTCAAAGGATATTGATCAGCAAAATGAAGAAGTATGGAGGGACACCACTCTCCAGGGCGATGAGTGGCAAGCAGATAGCAGAGTCCATGCTCCAGTATTATAATATTAGAGGAGTACAGGTAGTAGAAGGTCAGGGTATGCTTACCGACCATTACAATCCGGCAAATAAAACCGTGACGCTGAGTCCGGAAGTGTTTAGAGGCCAAAGCATAATGTCAGCAGCTGTGGCAGCACATGAGTGTGGTCATGCTGTACAACATGATCAGGCATATAGTATGCTTCAGCTGAGATCCAAATTAGTGCCTGCTGTACAGATAGCTAGTTCTGGCTTACAATGGCTCATGCTCATTTCTTTTATGCTGGCTAATCGATTTCCGCAATTATTATTACTGACTATTGGTTTATTTGCATTAACGACCATATTCAGCTTAATTACCTTGCCTGTCGAATTTGATGCGAGTGCCAGAGCTTTAGCATGGTTGGACAATCAGAATGTGCTCCGAAAAGGTCCTGAAGAAGAAGGTGGCCGTGACGCCCTGAGATGGGCTGCCATGACTTATGTGGTTGCTGCTTTGTCTTCTATCGTTATGCTGGTTTATCTTATTCTTCAGTATATGGGTTTGAGCAGACGGGATTAA
- the frr gene encoding ribosome recycling factor, with product MSVELDNLLSSSEDLMDKAVVHLLHELEKIRTGKANPAVVQELRVNYYGSMTAINQVANVGLADSRTITIQPWEKSMIGPIEKAIFEANIGLTPINDGDLVRINVPPLTEERRRDLVKQAKHSGEEAKIAVRSIRHKSLDGIKKAVKDGVPEDIGKKKETQLQELVNHHVEKIEKLIKTKDEEIMKV from the coding sequence ATGTCGGTAGAATTAGATAATTTATTGTCCAGCTCAGAAGATTTAATGGACAAAGCTGTCGTCCATCTTTTGCATGAGCTTGAAAAAATAAGGACTGGCAAAGCAAATCCAGCTGTAGTGCAAGAACTCCGGGTAAACTATTACGGATCTATGACGGCTATCAACCAGGTAGCCAATGTAGGACTAGCTGATAGTCGTACGATCACGATTCAACCTTGGGAGAAATCGATGATCGGTCCTATAGAGAAAGCTATCTTCGAAGCCAACATAGGACTGACACCTATTAATGATGGTGACCTCGTAAGAATAAATGTACCTCCACTCACTGAAGAACGTAGAAGAGACCTGGTCAAACAAGCCAAACATTCGGGTGAAGAAGCGAAAATAGCGGTCAGAAGTATCCGTCATAAATCTTTGGATGGTATCAAAAAAGCCGTAAAAGATGGCGTTCCCGAAGATATTGGCAAGAAAAAGGAAACTCAGCTTCAAGAATTAGTCAATCATCATGTAGAGAAAATTGAAAAACTTATCAAAACCAAAGATGAGGAGATCATGAAGGTATAA
- a CDS encoding purine-nucleoside phosphorylase codes for MHRLEDIEESVRFIKARITISPEVGIVLGTGLSGFAEELTEKQEIPYRAIPHFVESTVKGHAGKLVFGYLGQIPMVMMAGRFHYYEGYSLSEVTFPIRVLKYLGVQRMIITNVSGSLNEALRAGDILLIHDHINLLPSNPLRGPNDERIGPRFPDMTHTYDQTLLQKGLAVATALGIRAQTGVYVAVPGPSLETKSERCYLQKIGADAVGMSTVPEVIVCRHMGLAVNVFSVISNEFNVETSIEEVISVARSAESNLRALIKGILL; via the coding sequence ATGCATCGTCTGGAAGATATCGAAGAATCGGTACGGTTTATTAAAGCGCGTATCACTATCTCCCCGGAAGTGGGTATAGTGCTGGGTACAGGATTGAGTGGATTTGCTGAAGAGCTGACAGAAAAACAGGAGATTCCCTATAGAGCCATACCCCATTTTGTTGAGAGCACGGTAAAAGGGCATGCTGGCAAATTGGTATTTGGATATCTTGGGCAAATACCCATGGTGATGATGGCAGGTAGATTTCATTATTATGAGGGCTATTCACTTTCGGAAGTTACATTTCCAATCAGGGTACTCAAATACCTTGGAGTGCAAAGAATGATTATCACTAATGTTAGCGGCAGTCTCAATGAAGCTTTACGCGCTGGAGATATTTTATTGATCCATGATCATATCAATTTACTGCCATCCAATCCTTTGCGCGGGCCCAATGACGAACGAATCGGTCCTAGATTTCCGGATATGACACATACATATGATCAAACTTTGTTGCAGAAGGGTCTTGCCGTAGCGACAGCTCTTGGTATAAGAGCACAAACTGGTGTTTATGTTGCAGTTCCGGGTCCTTCTCTGGAGACCAAATCAGAAAGATGCTATCTGCAAAAAATCGGAGCGGATGCCGTCGGTATGTCGACAGTGCCAGAAGTCATTGTCTGCAGACATATGGGACTGGCTGTCAATGTGTTTTCGGTCATTTCCAATGAATTTAATGTAGAGACTTCGATTGAAGAAGTGATCTCTGTCGCCAGATCTGCCGAATCTAATCTGAGGGCACTCATAAAGGGGATATTATTGTAG
- a CDS encoding NfeD family protein encodes MEYTSLVWLFAGILLIFLELMIPGGFVLLLMGMAALTLSLVTFLTPFGWVFQLGLFVLATLMYTLLLKENLKKIFRTRTYLNDPENEFIGKKAIALTDINDLDGKIEFKGTQWPATSESLILRGDEVEIIHQESINLHVKPIKD; translated from the coding sequence ATGGAATATACCAGCTTGGTTTGGCTTTTTGCCGGGATACTGTTGATTTTTCTCGAGCTCATGATTCCCGGAGGGTTTGTTTTGCTCTTAATGGGAATGGCAGCACTTACACTGAGTCTGGTCACTTTTTTAACACCATTTGGATGGGTTTTTCAGTTAGGATTATTTGTCTTAGCTACTTTAATGTACACCTTATTGTTAAAGGAAAATCTTAAAAAAATCTTCCGCACCCGCACTTATCTAAATGATCCTGAAAATGAATTTATAGGCAAAAAAGCCATAGCCTTGACAGATATTAATGATCTGGATGGTAAGATAGAGTTTAAAGGCACTCAATGGCCCGCGACCAGTGAGTCACTTATACTTAGAGGAGATGAAGTAGAAATCATTCATCAAGAAAGCATTAACTTACATGTAAAACCTATTAAAGATTAA
- a CDS encoding paraslipin → MITAGTIIYYILAFFALTILYGTVVIVPQRHAFIVERLGKYLDTFTPGLHFLIPFIDKVRYRHSLKEQALDVNPQTCITRDNVCVEVDGILYFQVVDPTKASYGIEDYKFASIQIAQTTMRSVVGKLELDKTFEERETINLSIVEAVDKASEPWGVKITRYEVKNITPPQSIREAMEKQMRAEREKRAIIAESEGTMQAKINVAEGDKQEAIKRSEGEKLRKINEASGKANEIEALATATANGIKSIAAAIDTPNGKDAVSLRIAEQYLNEFGKLAQKNNTMILPANLTDITSILATAKKVLAHVEPVIENGNGKVKM, encoded by the coding sequence ATGATTACTGCAGGAACCATTATTTATTACATATTGGCATTTTTTGCCTTAACTATTTTGTATGGAACAGTGGTGATAGTGCCTCAGCGCCATGCATTTATTGTAGAGCGACTAGGCAAATATCTGGATACGTTTACCCCTGGTTTACACTTTTTGATCCCTTTCATTGATAAAGTAAGATACAGGCACTCCCTTAAAGAACAAGCCCTGGATGTGAATCCACAGACCTGTATCACCCGGGATAATGTATGTGTAGAAGTAGATGGCATACTTTATTTTCAAGTAGTAGATCCTACCAAGGCTTCCTACGGGATCGAAGATTATAAATTTGCTTCTATCCAAATAGCTCAAACTACCATGCGGTCAGTCGTTGGAAAATTGGAACTCGACAAGACTTTTGAAGAACGTGAAACCATCAATCTGTCTATAGTTGAAGCAGTGGACAAAGCCAGCGAGCCGTGGGGAGTCAAGATTACCCGGTATGAAGTCAAAAACATTACACCTCCTCAAAGCATCCGGGAAGCCATGGAGAAACAAATGCGTGCAGAGCGGGAAAAAAGGGCGATCATCGCCGAATCAGAAGGTACTATGCAGGCCAAGATCAATGTAGCTGAGGGTGATAAACAAGAAGCGATCAAACGATCAGAAGGTGAAAAATTGCGCAAAATAAATGAAGCTTCCGGTAAAGCCAATGAGATTGAAGCGCTTGCCACCGCGACCGCCAATGGCATTAAATCCATTGCAGCAGCTATCGATACTCCTAACGGTAAGGATGCGGTGTCTTTGCGCATTGCAGAACAATACCTCAACGAATTTGGAAAGCTTGCTCAGAAAAACAATACGATGATCTTACCAGCCAACCTCACTGATATCACCAGTATACTAGCTACCGCTAAGAAAGTGTTGGCTCATGTGGAACCGGTAATTGAGAATGGCAATGGCAAAGTGAAAATGTAA
- a CDS encoding Crp/Fnr family transcriptional regulator, translating to MVKAIEETEMWLIPLTAIQKWMTKYPCWNDFVIKNFHNHIHQLTKVMDLIIFKGMDERLNYYLQAHKKNEQPVRLQISHQEIANEMSTSREVISRLLKKMEQQGKVILHRNQIELIA from the coding sequence ATGGTCAAGGCCATTGAAGAAACAGAAATGTGGCTGATACCATTGACGGCTATCCAAAAATGGATGACAAAATACCCTTGCTGGAATGATTTTGTAATTAAAAATTTTCACAACCATATACATCAATTGACGAAGGTGATGGATCTGATCATATTTAAAGGCATGGATGAAAGGCTAAATTATTATTTGCAGGCACATAAAAAAAACGAGCAGCCTGTCCGGTTACAGATTTCACACCAGGAGATAGCCAATGAAATGAGCACTTCAAGAGAGGTGATCTCAAGATTACTCAAGAAAATGGAGCAACAAGGAAAAGTCATATTGCATAGGAATCAAATAGAATTAATAGCTTAA
- a CDS encoding cytochrome c family protein: MNKRRGWVIGLFTFWSISILYGQISPGKLAAAHSQLEGISNCTQCHELGKQVSTQKCLDCHQELKTRIDKNKGYHASSEVKAVSCFTCHSEHHGVKFEIVRFDAKQFNHKLTGYPLTGKHEASDCNNCHKSEYISDAKIRSKDFTYLGLTDQCNICHEDVHRATLDRDCNKCHTTEKFAPASRFKHKDTDYPLTGKHLDLKCESCHKKEEKDGKPFQVFTGIKFSQCSSCHEDVHKKRFGPSCNTCHNDQSFSILNSHIEFNHSITGYTLKGKHKLIDCSSCHKNSLKALSTAFQDFSKTKIEGCIQCHEDIHENKFGQNCVQCHTEQSFKLKEVPTDFDHDLTQYRLEGKHELLDCKKCHISKMTDPIVHEQCMNCHEDYHKGQFVKNNLNQDCAACHTVQNFSESTYGLDQHDKSDFPLNGAHMATSCVDCHLKKDKWTFARIGTQCIDCHEDVHNGKLDNKFYPEKKCMTCHEEASWQDVEFDHALTDFALKGKHASIKCNDCHLLSANKEPFGQVFALASNECISCHEDVHKDQFNEQGKVNCAQCHDFEQWKIPQFNHDQTAFSLSGAHKNVACDQCHRQIEINGVNCTQYKLLSFKCIDCHL; encoded by the coding sequence ATGAATAAGAGAAGAGGTTGGGTGATTGGATTATTTACTTTTTGGAGTATTTCAATTCTGTATGGACAGATATCTCCTGGCAAATTAGCTGCTGCTCATAGCCAATTGGAAGGTATTTCTAATTGCACCCAATGTCATGAATTAGGCAAACAGGTCTCTACTCAAAAATGTTTAGATTGTCATCAGGAATTAAAGACAAGAATAGATAAAAATAAAGGCTATCACGCATCGTCAGAGGTCAAGGCGGTCTCTTGTTTTACATGCCATAGCGAACATCATGGGGTCAAGTTTGAAATAGTTCGTTTTGATGCAAAGCAGTTTAATCATAAACTTACCGGGTATCCGCTGACCGGTAAGCATGAAGCGTCTGATTGTAATAATTGTCATAAATCGGAATATATATCTGATGCCAAAATAAGATCAAAGGATTTCACTTATTTAGGTTTGACTGATCAATGTAATATTTGTCATGAAGATGTACACCGCGCTACGCTAGACAGAGACTGTAATAAATGCCATACTACTGAAAAATTTGCCCCAGCAAGTCGATTCAAACACAAGGATACAGATTATCCGTTGACTGGTAAACACTTAGACCTAAAATGTGAATCATGTCATAAAAAGGAAGAAAAGGATGGAAAACCATTCCAGGTTTTTACAGGAATAAAATTCTCCCAATGTAGTTCCTGCCACGAGGATGTGCACAAAAAGAGATTTGGACCATCCTGCAACACTTGTCATAATGATCAGTCGTTTTCAATACTCAATAGCCACATTGAATTCAATCATTCGATTACTGGCTATACACTCAAAGGCAAGCATAAACTGATTGATTGCTCAAGTTGTCATAAGAACTCGTTAAAAGCCCTCAGCACTGCTTTTCAGGATTTTTCTAAAACCAAGATTGAAGGATGTATTCAATGTCATGAGGATATACATGAAAATAAATTTGGCCAAAATTGTGTACAATGTCACACTGAACAATCTTTTAAACTGAAGGAAGTACCTACTGATTTTGATCATGACCTGACCCAATATCGATTGGAAGGAAAACATGAATTGCTTGATTGTAAAAAATGTCATATTTCTAAAATGACTGACCCAATAGTACACGAACAGTGTATGAATTGCCATGAGGACTATCATAAAGGACAGTTTGTAAAAAATAATCTGAACCAGGATTGTGCTGCCTGTCATACCGTCCAGAATTTTTCAGAATCAACTTATGGCCTGGATCAGCATGACAAGTCAGATTTTCCATTGAATGGGGCGCACATGGCTACTTCTTGTGTGGACTGTCATCTCAAAAAAGACAAATGGACTTTTGCAAGAATTGGAACACAATGTATTGATTGTCATGAGGATGTGCATAATGGGAAGCTTGATAACAAGTTTTATCCTGAAAAAAAATGTATGACTTGTCATGAGGAAGCTTCCTGGCAAGATGTCGAATTTGATCATGCACTTACAGACTTTGCATTAAAAGGGAAACACGCCTCCATTAAATGCAATGATTGTCACCTTTTATCAGCCAATAAGGAGCCTTTCGGACAGGTATTTGCCCTGGCCTCAAATGAATGTATATCTTGTCACGAAGATGTTCACAAGGATCAATTTAATGAACAAGGAAAGGTCAATTGTGCTCAATGTCATGACTTTGAGCAATGGAAAATTCCACAATTTAACCATGATCAAACAGCTTTTTCTTTAAGTGGAGCACATAAAAATGTGGCATGTGATCAATGTCACAGACAAATAGAAATAAACGGAGTTAATTGCACTCAATATAAATTACTAAGCTTTAAATGCATCGATTGCCATTTATAA